The following are encoded together in the Elusimicrobiota bacterium genome:
- a CDS encoding ABC transporter substrate-binding protein, with amino-acid sequence MARARKGAQGLSWKYTVAITTVLLSPAAWAAGDYNTFTYAMIGDVDSLDPAWEFDGISHEIEYQLYENLIFYKGSSTQDFEPRIASAVPDLKNSLLSKDGLSYTFPIRKNVHFHDGSLLTPEDVKYSLMRFLLMDRSSGPSFLLLEPILGRQNLAGPDGRPDPEAFAEADRALRIEGGALVVRLKEPYAPLLSILAGYGAIVSKAWTVGHGGWDANAESWIKYHDQGKQEAALYDRANGTGPFKLERWDKENKLVVLSRHENYWRKPAALKRLVFRTVSEPGTRKLMLQAGDADAAMMERQFLPQVAGLKGVRILDDLPFLEVHNAFIFSFKINPQANPYIGSGKLDGRGIPDDFFSDIDVRKGFAHAFDYDAYIRDGYRGKGYRARGPIPRGVIGYNSQQGVPRHDLEKAAEHFKKARGGEIWEKGFQFTVVYMEGRADRQLACQILKKNVESLNPKFKMDIRGVQWSTYLSAYAAGKFPMANVRWGMDYPDPHNAVHPFLHSQGYYAKVQGYANPRADALIEKAKSESGLAERKALYYELAAIANAELPQIFTIDTVNFQAVRQWVKGWYYNPIILYGYLYPISKG; translated from the coding sequence ATGGCTCGCGCAAGAAAAGGGGCGCAAGGCTTGAGCTGGAAATACACGGTCGCGATAACGACAGTTCTCCTGTCCCCTGCCGCCTGGGCGGCAGGGGACTACAACACCTTCACCTACGCGATGATCGGGGACGTGGACAGCCTCGACCCGGCCTGGGAGTTCGACGGGATCAGCCACGAGATCGAGTACCAGCTTTACGAAAATCTCATCTTCTACAAGGGCTCCTCCACCCAGGACTTCGAGCCCCGGATCGCGAGCGCGGTGCCTGACCTAAAAAACAGCCTTTTGTCGAAGGACGGCCTCTCATACACCTTCCCCATCCGAAAAAACGTCCACTTCCACGACGGGAGCCTCCTCACCCCCGAGGACGTCAAGTATTCCCTGATGCGCTTTCTCCTCATGGACCGCTCAAGCGGCCCATCCTTCCTCCTTCTAGAGCCCATCCTCGGACGCCAGAATCTGGCCGGCCCCGATGGCAGGCCGGACCCCGAGGCCTTCGCCGAGGCCGACCGGGCCCTCCGTATCGAGGGCGGGGCCCTGGTGGTTCGCCTTAAGGAGCCCTACGCCCCCCTTCTCTCCATCCTGGCCGGCTATGGGGCGATCGTCTCCAAGGCCTGGACCGTCGGGCACGGCGGCTGGGACGCAAACGCCGAGTCCTGGATCAAGTACCACGACCAAGGAAAGCAGGAGGCGGCCCTCTACGACAGGGCCAACGGCACGGGCCCCTTCAAGCTCGAACGCTGGGACAAGGAAAACAAGCTCGTGGTCCTCTCGCGCCATGAGAATTATTGGAGAAAGCCCGCCGCCCTCAAGCGCCTGGTATTCCGCACGGTGAGCGAGCCGGGCACGCGCAAGCTCATGCTCCAGGCCGGGGACGCCGACGCGGCCATGATGGAAAGGCAATTCCTCCCTCAAGTAGCGGGTCTTAAGGGAGTGCGCATCCTGGATGATTTGCCCTTCTTGGAAGTCCATAACGCCTTCATTTTCTCCTTCAAGATTAATCCCCAGGCCAACCCCTATATCGGGAGCGGCAAGCTCGACGGGCGGGGAATCCCCGACGACTTCTTCTCCGACATCGACGTGCGCAAGGGATTTGCCCACGCCTTCGACTACGACGCCTACATCCGGGACGGCTACCGCGGCAAGGGCTACCGGGCGCGCGGGCCCATCCCGCGCGGGGTTATCGGCTATAATTCCCAGCAGGGAGTCCCGAGGCATGATTTGGAAAAGGCCGCCGAACATTTCAAGAAAGCCCGCGGCGGAGAGATATGGGAGAAGGGCTTCCAATTCACCGTGGTCTACATGGAAGGGCGGGCCGACCGCCAGCTCGCCTGCCAGATATTGAAGAAAAACGTCGAGTCCTTGAACCCCAAGTTCAAGATGGACATCCGGGGGGTGCAGTGGTCGACTTATCTTAGCGCCTACGCCGCGGGGAAGTTCCCCATGGCCAACGTGCGCTGGGGCATGGACTACCCCGATCCCCATAACGCGGTCCATCCCTTTTTGCACAGCCAGGGCTATTACGCCAAGGTCCAGGGCTACGCGAACCCGAGGGCCGACGCCTTGATAGAGAAGGCCAAGTCCGAGAGCGGCTTGGCCGAACGCAAGGCCCTTTATTACGAGCTCGCGGCCATCGCCAACGCCGAGCTTCCGCAAATCTTCACCATAGACACCGTGAATTTTCAAGCCGTCCGACAGTGGGTGAAGGGCTGGTATTATAACCCAATCATTCTCTACGGATACCTGTATCCAATATCTAAAGGATAA
- a CDS encoding ABC transporter ATP-binding protein gives MDPILSVQGLRTYFHTDSNVVRAVDGISYDLYPGKTLAVVGESGSGKSVHALSILRLLPMPPAKIVAGKILFAGQDLLRLGPTPMREIRGNRIAMIFQEPMTSLNPVLTVGDQIAEAVMLHQKASREKAWAKAVSLLEKVGIPHAEERVKDYPHQFSGGMRQRAMIAIALSCEPDVLIADEPTTALDVTIQAQILELMRNLQKEYKMAIILITHNIGVVAEMADEVSVMYAGRQVEHAVVSEIFKSPKHPYTQGLLNSVPSIYQRKERLEAVPGQPPELTREFPGCPFVTRCPCAEERCKTQDPPQFHLAGGRMSNCWKQEGESQESRHRYGGHREAVS, from the coding sequence GTGGATCCCATCCTTTCAGTCCAGGGCCTCAGAACGTACTTCCACACCGACTCCAACGTGGTGCGCGCCGTGGACGGGATCAGCTACGACCTGTACCCCGGCAAGACCTTGGCCGTGGTGGGGGAGTCCGGCTCGGGGAAAAGCGTGCACGCCCTGTCCATCCTGAGGCTGTTGCCCATGCCGCCCGCCAAGATCGTGGCCGGAAAAATCCTTTTCGCGGGCCAGGACCTCCTGCGCCTTGGGCCCACTCCCATGCGCGAGATCCGCGGCAACCGCATCGCCATGATTTTCCAGGAGCCCATGACTTCGCTCAACCCCGTCCTCACCGTGGGAGACCAGATCGCCGAGGCCGTGATGCTTCACCAGAAGGCGAGCCGCGAAAAGGCCTGGGCCAAGGCCGTGTCGCTTCTCGAAAAAGTCGGGATTCCCCACGCCGAGGAGCGGGTCAAGGACTATCCCCACCAGTTCTCCGGGGGGATGCGCCAGAGGGCCATGATCGCTATCGCGCTTTCCTGCGAGCCGGACGTCCTCATCGCCGACGAGCCGACCACGGCCCTCGACGTCACGATCCAGGCCCAGATCCTCGAGCTCATGCGCAACCTCCAGAAGGAATACAAGATGGCGATCATCCTCATCACCCACAACATCGGGGTGGTGGCGGAGATGGCCGACGAGGTCTCGGTGATGTATGCCGGCCGCCAGGTCGAGCACGCAGTTGTCTCCGAGATTTTCAAGAGCCCCAAGCATCCCTACACCCAGGGCCTGCTCAATTCCGTCCCCTCCATTTACCAGCGCAAGGAAAGGCTCGAGGCGGTGCCCGGCCAGCCCCCCGAACTCACCCGGGAGTTCCCGGGCTGCCCCTTCGTGACCCGCTGTCCTTGCGCCGAGGAGCGCTGCAAGACCCAGGATCCGCCCCAATTCCACCTGGCCGGCGGCCGCATGTCCAACTGCTGGAAGCAGGAAGGCGAGTCCCAGGAGTCACGCCACCGCTACGGCGGGCACCGGGAGGCGGTCTCTTGA
- a CDS encoding dipeptide ABC transporter ATP-binding protein: MSPTDQPLLEVSGLKKYFSVRKGLMGRKSEVKAVDGVSFSVRSQESFAIVGESGCGKTTLGRLILALEKPTEGEVLFEGRKMSELSGGEMRKLRRQMQVIFQDPFSSLNPRMTVEQIISEPFIIHGVHKNPAERQKRLEYLLDVCGLAKSHLRRHPHEFSGGQRQRVGIARALALNPKLIVADEPVSALDVSIQAQILNLLKDLQRELKLTYVFISHDFSVVRHLCNRIAVMYLGRIVELAESEALFNDPQHPYTEALLSAVPIPDPNIEKKRKRILLAGDVPSPLKPPSGCHFHPRCRYAVASCKTEVPPLGEPKAGHWAACPVLPFKEKPSQAALIAL, translated from the coding sequence TTGAGCCCCACGGACCAACCGCTTCTCGAGGTCAGCGGCCTCAAGAAATATTTTTCCGTGCGCAAGGGCCTCATGGGCCGGAAATCCGAGGTCAAGGCCGTGGACGGAGTGAGCTTCTCGGTAAGATCACAGGAAAGCTTCGCCATCGTCGGGGAGTCCGGCTGCGGAAAGACCACCTTGGGCCGGCTCATTCTGGCCCTGGAGAAGCCCACGGAAGGTGAAGTTCTGTTCGAGGGCCGCAAGATGAGCGAGCTCTCCGGCGGGGAGATGCGCAAGCTCCGCCGTCAGATGCAGGTGATATTCCAGGATCCCTTCTCCAGCCTCAACCCGCGCATGACCGTGGAGCAGATCATCTCGGAGCCCTTCATCATCCATGGCGTCCACAAGAACCCGGCCGAGCGCCAGAAGCGCCTGGAATACCTCTTGGACGTCTGCGGCCTGGCCAAGAGCCATTTGCGCCGCCACCCCCATGAGTTTTCCGGCGGGCAGAGGCAGCGCGTCGGGATCGCTCGGGCGCTGGCCTTGAACCCCAAGCTCATCGTGGCCGACGAGCCGGTCTCTGCCCTGGACGTATCCATCCAGGCGCAGATACTGAACCTCCTCAAGGATCTGCAAAGGGAGCTCAAACTCACTTACGTCTTCATCTCGCACGACTTCTCGGTGGTGCGGCACCTCTGCAACCGCATCGCGGTCATGTACCTGGGGCGGATCGTGGAGCTGGCCGAGTCGGAGGCGCTTTTCAACGATCCCCAGCATCCCTACACCGAGGCCCTCCTATCGGCGGTGCCCATCCCCGACCCCAACATCGAGAAGAAGCGCAAAAGAATTCTCCTCGCCGGAGACGTCCCCAGCCCCTTGAAGCCTCCCTCCGGCTGCCACTTTCATCCGCGCTGCCGCTACGCCGTTGCATCCTGCAAAACGGAGGTTCCGCCCCTGGGAGAGCCTAAGGCCGGGCACTGGGCCGCCTGCCCGGTCCTGCCTTTCAAGGAAAAGCCCAGCCAGGCGGCCTTGATCGCCCTATGA
- a CDS encoding oligopeptide transporter, OPT family, whose protein sequence is MNAEPQHKPYIPDHSSIPEFTWSAVLLGAVLGIVFGASSLYLVLKVGMTVSASIPIAVLSITIFRLASRLPGARRATILENNMVQTTGSAGESIAFGVGVTMPALMVLGYEMDLARVMVVSSLGGLLGVLMMIPLRRAFIVKQHGKLPYPEGTACADVLIVGEQGGASAKTVFTGFGLATLYKILMSALRLWNDVPSRAISFFKGAAVSGEVAPELLGVGYIIGTRISCVMVAGGILASWVLTPAIKLFGDMAPTPLFPATKLIRDMEPGEIWKAYVLYIGAGAVAAGGIVSLLQALPTIWTSLKSGLSDIASGTGKSAASQRKVRTEDDLSSRVVIGGSLGLVLAIAGAPMLGLGFGIKGLLGAVLIVLFGFLFVTVSSRLTGEIGSSSNPISGMTVATLLLTCLIFVLMGHFDPSGGWVGKGARLTALSIAAIVCIAASNGGTTSQDLKTGYLVGATPRHQQVGLLVGALSSALVIGMTLMVLNDASTVYAPRNYPEIHAPMQELSKREALRGPDAAMDSKTYWAWHVGEGDVAGLPAGKYLVDDSGSVRYLVDPGINGVEKTRMDGSTVQKYNAPKARLMSLIIDGILTGKLPWGLVLLGVAIALVLELCAVPSLPFAVGVYLPLAASTPIFAGGVVRWLVDRWTKKSAAESEMSPGVLLSSGYIAGGAIAGIVIALFSLSPSLVKRLDLSQRLGAWTQSDATSLAAFGVLLLCLVLVGCEKWLAQEKGRKA, encoded by the coding sequence ATGAACGCAGAACCACAACACAAGCCTTACATTCCGGACCACTCCAGCATCCCCGAATTCACGTGGTCGGCCGTGCTGCTGGGAGCGGTGCTAGGGATCGTCTTCGGCGCCTCCTCTCTCTATCTGGTGCTGAAAGTCGGCATGACGGTCTCGGCCTCCATTCCCATCGCGGTGCTTTCCATCACCATATTCAGGCTCGCAAGCCGCCTGCCCGGCGCGCGCCGGGCCACCATCCTCGAGAACAACATGGTCCAGACCACCGGCTCGGCGGGGGAATCCATCGCCTTCGGCGTGGGAGTCACCATGCCAGCACTCATGGTCCTCGGCTACGAGATGGACCTGGCCCGGGTCATGGTGGTCTCCTCTCTGGGGGGCCTCCTGGGGGTGCTCATGATGATCCCCCTGCGCCGGGCCTTCATAGTCAAGCAGCACGGCAAGCTTCCTTATCCCGAGGGCACCGCTTGCGCGGACGTCCTCATCGTGGGCGAGCAGGGGGGAGCCAGCGCTAAGACCGTGTTCACGGGATTCGGCCTGGCCACTCTTTACAAGATCCTTATGAGCGCCTTGCGGCTGTGGAACGACGTCCCGAGCCGAGCCATCTCGTTCTTCAAGGGCGCGGCCGTGAGCGGGGAGGTGGCTCCGGAGCTCCTGGGGGTCGGCTACATCATCGGGACCCGCATCTCCTGCGTGATGGTGGCCGGAGGCATCCTCGCCTCCTGGGTCCTCACCCCGGCCATCAAGCTCTTCGGCGACATGGCCCCAACCCCGCTTTTCCCGGCCACCAAGCTCATACGGGACATGGAGCCGGGGGAAATCTGGAAGGCCTACGTCCTCTACATCGGAGCCGGAGCCGTGGCCGCGGGCGGCATCGTGAGCCTCCTGCAGGCCCTGCCCACCATCTGGACCTCGCTCAAATCCGGCCTTTCCGACATCGCCTCGGGGACCGGGAAATCCGCCGCCTCCCAGCGCAAGGTCCGGACGGAGGACGATCTCTCCAGCCGCGTGGTGATCGGGGGAAGCCTCGGGCTGGTCCTGGCCATCGCGGGAGCACCGATGCTCGGCCTCGGCTTCGGGATCAAGGGGCTCCTGGGAGCGGTCCTCATCGTGCTGTTCGGTTTTCTCTTCGTGACCGTCTCCTCGCGGCTCACCGGGGAGATCGGCTCCTCCTCCAACCCCATCTCGGGCATGACCGTGGCGACCTTGCTTCTCACCTGCCTCATCTTCGTCCTGATGGGACATTTCGATCCCTCCGGGGGCTGGGTGGGCAAGGGAGCCCGGCTCACCGCCCTCTCCATCGCGGCCATCGTCTGCATCGCGGCCTCCAACGGGGGAACGACCTCGCAGGACTTGAAAACCGGCTACCTGGTGGGGGCCACGCCGCGGCATCAGCAGGTGGGACTCCTGGTCGGGGCCCTGTCCTCGGCCTTGGTCATCGGCATGACCTTGATGGTCTTAAACGACGCGAGCACGGTGTACGCCCCGCGCAACTACCCGGAGATCCACGCGCCCATGCAGGAGCTCTCCAAAAGGGAGGCCCTGCGCGGCCCGGACGCGGCCATGGACTCCAAGACCTATTGGGCCTGGCACGTGGGAGAGGGGGACGTGGCCGGCCTTCCCGCCGGCAAGTACCTGGTGGACGATTCCGGCTCTGTCCGCTATCTGGTCGATCCCGGGATCAACGGCGTGGAAAAAACCCGAATGGACGGGAGCACGGTTCAAAAGTACAACGCTCCCAAGGCCCGGCTGATGTCTCTCATCATAGACGGCATACTCACGGGCAAACTGCCCTGGGGCCTGGTGCTCCTGGGAGTGGCCATCGCCTTGGTCCTGGAGCTCTGCGCGGTGCCCTCTCTTCCCTTCGCCGTCGGGGTCTACCTGCCCCTTGCCGCATCCACGCCCATTTTCGCGGGAGGAGTCGTGCGCTGGCTGGTGGACCGCTGGACCAAGAAAAGCGCGGCGGAGTCCGAAATGAGCCCCGGGGTCCTTCTTTCCTCGGGCTATATCGCGGGGGGCGCCATCGCCGGCATCGTGATCGCCTTGTTCTCCCTGAGCCCGTCCTTGGTCAAGAGGCTTGATTTGAGCCAAAGGCTGGGGGCTTGGACCCAAAGCGACGCGACCTCCTTGGCGGCTTTCGGGGTTCTCTTGCTCTGCCTCGTCCTGGTGGGTTGCGAGAAATGGCTCGCGCAAGAAAAGGGGCGCAAGGCTTGA
- a CDS encoding ABC transporter permease, which produces MMENRTRLQSFYRLLRKRPMSLLGFGLIGFFMAVALAAPVLAPPPANSRDPYIIPQDGYSPDPVRPSPRHRFGTTEQQYDLYYGMIWGTRTAFRVALSVVGVSLIVGILFGGLAGFYGGWVDELLMRFTDVILAFPDLVLAVVIVSVRGPSLHNVMLAVTAVSWPSYARLLRGDVLSVKEREFVLAAKALGASDLRILFRHIIPNSIYPALVVASLSMGRIVITAAALSFLGLGAPVGYADWGQLISLSRNWILGTSGNPFEFWHTVFIPGFAIFLFVLGWNLLGDAVRDILDPRQK; this is translated from the coding sequence ATGATGGAGAATAGAACGCGCTTGCAGTCCTTTTATAGGCTCCTAAGGAAGAGGCCCATGTCCCTTCTGGGCTTCGGGCTCATCGGCTTCTTTATGGCCGTGGCCCTCGCGGCCCCGGTCCTGGCCCCGCCTCCTGCGAACTCTCGCGACCCCTATATCATCCCCCAGGACGGCTACAGCCCCGACCCCGTGCGCCCGAGCCCCCGGCACCGCTTCGGCACCACGGAGCAGCAGTACGACCTCTACTACGGCATGATCTGGGGCACGCGCACGGCCTTCCGCGTGGCCTTGAGCGTTGTCGGAGTCTCCCTCATCGTGGGCATTCTCTTCGGGGGCCTGGCCGGCTTCTACGGCGGCTGGGTGGACGAACTCCTCATGCGATTTACCGACGTCATCCTGGCTTTCCCGGACTTGGTCCTGGCCGTCGTCATCGTCTCGGTCCGCGGACCCAGCCTCCACAACGTGATGCTGGCGGTCACCGCCGTCTCCTGGCCGTCCTACGCCCGGCTGCTGCGCGGCGACGTGCTCTCGGTAAAAGAGAGGGAATTCGTGCTGGCCGCCAAGGCCCTGGGAGCCTCCGACCTGCGCATCCTGTTTAGGCACATCATCCCGAACTCGATCTACCCGGCCCTGGTCGTGGCCTCGCTTTCCATGGGCCGCATCGTGATCACGGCCGCGGCCCTGAGCTTCCTGGGGCTGGGCGCGCCGGTCGGCTACGCGGATTGGGGACAGCTCATCTCGCTTTCGCGCAACTGGATCCTGGGGACCTCCGGCAACCCCTTCGAGTTTTGGCACACGGTTTTCATCCCGGGATTTGCCATTTTCCTCTTCGTTCTTGGCTGGAACCTCCTGGGCGACGCGGTCCGGGACATCCTGGATCCACGGCAGAAATAG
- a CDS encoding ABC transporter permease, with translation MAKFILKRLLFLPFVMLGVTALLFAALQFLSPEMRASLYIKDPRQLSALESVIEKYGLRKPLPVQYGIWLKQVIKGDLGYSETAKMPVAEAVKAFFPATLELTVAAFFPILILGVYFGTLSAVYKDKWLDHVTRFVAITGYSLPSFVLGLLLLMIFYGKLQWFPPGRYSLDVDLLTHSEAFGHYTGLLTLDCILNGQWKALGDVLKHLVLPACTLTYISVALLLRITRSSMLEELGKDYIRTAKAKGLPGNVIVKKHALRNTLIPVVTLSSLLFINLLGGVVITETVFDYPGIGRWGVVAAQQLDIAGVLGSTLLAATLFVLANLVSDILYAVVDPRIRVG, from the coding sequence ATGGCCAAGTTCATTCTGAAGCGCCTGCTCTTCCTGCCCTTCGTGATGCTCGGGGTGACGGCGCTTCTTTTCGCGGCCCTGCAGTTTCTCTCTCCGGAGATGCGGGCCTCGCTCTACATCAAAGATCCCCGCCAGCTCTCGGCCCTCGAGTCCGTCATCGAGAAGTATGGGCTCAGAAAGCCCCTGCCCGTGCAGTACGGCATCTGGCTCAAGCAGGTCATAAAGGGGGACCTCGGCTACAGCGAGACCGCGAAAATGCCGGTGGCCGAGGCGGTCAAGGCCTTCTTCCCGGCCACCTTGGAGCTGACCGTGGCGGCGTTCTTTCCCATCCTCATCCTGGGAGTTTATTTCGGCACCCTTTCGGCCGTGTACAAGGACAAGTGGCTCGACCACGTCACGCGCTTCGTGGCCATCACGGGTTATTCTTTGCCGAGCTTCGTGCTGGGGCTTTTGCTTCTCATGATCTTCTACGGAAAACTGCAATGGTTCCCGCCGGGACGCTACTCCCTGGACGTTGATCTTCTCACCCATTCGGAGGCCTTCGGGCACTACACGGGCCTGCTCACGCTTGATTGCATTCTCAATGGGCAATGGAAAGCCCTGGGAGATGTCCTCAAACATCTGGTACTGCCAGCCTGCACCTTGACCTACATCAGCGTGGCCCTTCTCCTGCGCATCACCCGCTCCTCCATGCTCGAAGAGCTCGGCAAGGACTACATCCGCACGGCCAAGGCCAAGGGCCTGCCTGGCAACGTGATCGTCAAGAAGCATGCCCTGCGAAACACCTTGATCCCGGTCGTGACCCTATCGAGCCTCCTCTTCATCAACCTCCTGGGCGGGGTCGTGATCACGGAAACGGTCTTCGATTACCCCGGGATCGGGCGCTGGGGCGTGGTGGCGGCCCAACAGCTCGACATCGCCGGGGTTCTCGGCTCGACTTTGCTCGCGGCCACGCTGTTCGTCCTGGCAAATCTCGTCTCCGACATCCTCTACGCGGTGGTGGATCCCCGCATCCGGGTAGGATGA
- a CDS encoding Lrp/AsnC ligand binding domain-containing protein codes for MVTGLVLVRLMAGKEKQALAKIKETTGVAHVTAVFGRWDLILDIETDDLATLSNVVVRDIRAIPGVLSTESLITTAI; via the coding sequence ATGGTAACTGGACTGGTGCTGGTTCGGCTCATGGCGGGCAAGGAAAAGCAGGCCTTGGCCAAGATCAAGGAAACCACTGGAGTGGCTCACGTCACCGCCGTGTTCGGCCGCTGGGACCTGATCCTCGACATCGAGACGGACGACTTGGCGACCCTTTCCAACGTGGTGGTCCGTGACATCCGGGCCATTCCCGGCGTTCTCTCCACGGAAAGCCTGATCACGACCGCGATCTAG
- a CDS encoding ABC transporter substrate-binding protein, translated as MKKRLLAITAILSLGAGTGSATTHPDTFTYATISDADTLDPAWAYDTASHSIMLNIYEPLFFFDKSSTEKLVPLTAAKIPTRENGGISADGKVYRIPIRKGVKFHDGTPMTPEDVRYSIIRFLLLDRAAGPSSLLLEPILGTPTTRDEKGALKPDIFKAAEKAVRVEGDVLVLTLPQPYAPLLSILASWGPVLSKAWAVKRGDWDGAEASLPALNNLKKESSAFFESSNGTGPFKLERWDRKTKEVILARNDGYWKGPAKLKRVIIKGINEVGTRKLMLQAGDVDSVYADRSVYSQFQNLPGVQILDGQATMEINPIAFFTFQVSAAGNPYLGSGKLDGQGIPADFFSDIDVRKGFAYAFDYDGYIKDVFGGKGVRARGAIPKSLPGYNPKQAIYSLDLGKAKEHFQKAWGGKVWSEGFRFTLVFNSGNSARQNLCQIMKRMIESVNPKFTVDVRAVEWPTFLDAITSSKLPIFVMGWNADYPDPHNFAFPLLHTHGDFPGRQKFSNPEFDKIIEAANRETNLAKRKQLYAKLQQLEYEFVPHMVFVEQYRYRTQRNWVKGWYHNPVFPDSPYGGYYYPISKQ; from the coding sequence ATGAAAAAACGACTCCTCGCGATAACGGCCATCCTCAGCCTCGGAGCCGGCACGGGCTCCGCGACCACCCACCCGGACACCTTCACCTACGCCACCATCTCGGACGCCGACACCTTGGACCCGGCCTGGGCCTATGACACGGCCAGCCACAGCATCATGCTCAACATCTACGAGCCCCTGTTCTTCTTCGACAAGTCCTCGACCGAGAAGCTGGTCCCGCTCACCGCGGCCAAGATTCCGACCCGGGAAAACGGCGGGATCTCGGCGGACGGGAAGGTATACCGCATCCCCATCCGCAAGGGGGTGAAATTCCACGACGGGACCCCCATGACGCCCGAGGACGTGCGCTACTCCATCATCCGCTTCCTGCTCCTGGACCGCGCGGCCGGGCCGTCCTCCTTGCTTCTGGAGCCCATCCTCGGCACTCCCACCACCCGCGACGAGAAAGGCGCCCTCAAGCCCGATATATTCAAGGCCGCCGAGAAGGCCGTGCGCGTGGAGGGCGACGTTCTGGTCCTGACTTTGCCGCAGCCCTACGCCCCGCTCCTGTCCATCCTGGCCTCCTGGGGGCCCGTCCTCTCCAAGGCCTGGGCCGTCAAGCGCGGGGATTGGGACGGCGCCGAGGCGAGCCTCCCCGCGCTCAACAACCTCAAGAAGGAATCGAGCGCCTTCTTCGAGAGCTCCAACGGCACCGGCCCCTTCAAGCTCGAGCGCTGGGACCGCAAAACCAAGGAAGTGATCCTCGCCCGCAACGACGGCTACTGGAAGGGCCCGGCCAAGCTCAAGCGCGTGATCATCAAGGGCATCAACGAGGTGGGCACCCGCAAGCTCATGCTCCAGGCCGGGGACGTGGACTCGGTCTACGCGGACCGCTCGGTATACAGCCAGTTCCAGAACCTGCCGGGCGTCCAGATCCTGGACGGCCAAGCCACCATGGAGATCAACCCCATCGCCTTCTTCACCTTCCAGGTGAGCGCCGCCGGCAACCCCTACCTGGGCTCGGGCAAGCTCGATGGGCAGGGGATCCCCGCCGACTTCTTCTCCGACATCGACGTGCGCAAGGGATTTGCCTACGCCTTCGACTACGACGGCTACATCAAGGACGTGTTCGGGGGCAAGGGCGTGCGCGCCCGGGGTGCTATCCCCAAGAGCCTGCCCGGCTATAACCCCAAACAGGCCATCTACAGCCTGGACTTGGGCAAGGCCAAGGAGCATTTCCAGAAGGCCTGGGGGGGGAAAGTCTGGTCCGAGGGCTTCCGGTTCACATTGGTGTTCAACTCGGGCAACTCCGCGCGTCAGAATCTCTGCCAAATCATGAAGAGGATGATAGAGTCCGTCAACCCCAAGTTCACGGTGGACGTGCGCGCGGTGGAATGGCCGACCTTCCTCGACGCCATCACTTCCTCGAAGCTCCCCATCTTCGTGATGGGCTGGAACGCGGATTACCCGGACCCGCACAACTTCGCCTTCCCGCTCCTGCATACCCACGGGGACTTTCCAGGCCGCCAAAAATTCTCCAATCCCGAGTTCGACAAGATCATCGAGGCGGCCAACCGCGAGACGAACTTGGCCAAGCGCAAGCAGCTTTACGCCAAGCTCCAGCAGTTGGAGTACGAGTTCGTCCCGCACATGGTCTTCGTAGAGCAGTACCGCTACCGCACCCAGCGAAACTGGGTCAAGGGCTGGTACCACAATCCGGTGTTCCCGGATTCGCCGTATGGGGGATACTACTACCCCATCTCCAAGCAATGA